The window CCAAAAGAAGTTGATCGACGAGCTCATTAGTAGCAGAGTGCAGCCCGAGCCTACGGCCGTCAAACAACCggaatccgaaccatttgtcattcctccaattcaaaccacttttgagggAGTTTTCATCCCGTACTATActtatactcaaaatcctcTGTTCTATCCTCCCTATGGgcaaggatttcagcctcaagGTGGTCCAAACATGCCTCTGGATCCACAAGCTTTTTATCAGACTACCGCAGAGCCTGTTGTGCCAGAGCacactgttcaaaccaagccagaagtGGGAGAGTCGTCTGCCCCGGTGGATATGAAGCTACTCAAGCGGTTGGATCATTTCGATGAGTTCATCAGGAAAAAccaaggtttaagcaaacaaggggTGTTAGACTACGATGATCTGTGCCTGTTTCCAAATGTACAGCTGCCCGTAGGGTTCAAGACCCCGAAGTTCAATAAATATGATGGTACAGGCAACCCTAAGACACACTTGCGTTTGTTTGCCAACCAGTTGGGCAAACCAGTGGATGACGAAAACTTGCCATTAAGGTTATTTCCAGAGAGTCTAGAAGGAGACGCCCTCGATTGGTATTCCAACTTAAAACCAGAGGAGGTGAAGACTTGGCTTGATCTATCCAACGCCTTCATCAGACAATACGAATATAACTGCGAGCTAGCACCGACCAGAACTACTTTGGAAGGCACAAAGAGGCGACTATCTGAAGATCATAAAACATACGCcaaaagatggagaaagatagctgcCAAGGCTGAGCCTCCGATGACCGAAGATGAAATTGTTCGCACTTTCATAAAGGCGCATGATCCTCCACACTTTGAAGAAATCTTCCGTATGACCGGATGTTCATTTGCTGCGATTGTGAATAAACTCGAAGagtatgatgattttgtgaGATCCGAAAAAATTGTTAACGTCTCTGCCTTAAAATCACAAGTAGAAGCTTTGCAAGGGCAAGGGAGCAGTGGAAAGAAGCCgcagtttaaaaagaaagagggggatgcaacTTTAATCTGGAATCAGAACCCTTCACCCAAACTCCGATACCAACACAATCTAACCTACCAACCACATTACCCTTATTATTCAAACCCGCACCATCTATATACTACCAATATCCATCACTCTCGACGtcgcccaagctatcctaacccacctttagctccttttcaaatttctcaaccaaatccaccccaaaaccgacctcaacctcctgaaccttCCAACCA is drawn from Coffea arabica cultivar ET-39 chromosome 1c, Coffea Arabica ET-39 HiFi, whole genome shotgun sequence and contains these coding sequences:
- the LOC140004720 gene encoding uncharacterized protein, whose protein sequence is MASEMAAQKKLIDELISSRVQPEPTAVKQPESEPFVIPPIQTTFEGVFIPYYTYTQNPLFYPPYGQGFQPQGGPNMPLDPQAFYQTTAEPVVPEHTVQTKPEVGESSAPVDMKLLKRLDHFDEFIRKNQGLSKQGVLDYDDLCLFPNVQLPVGFKTPKFNKYDGTGNPKTHLRLFANQLGKPVDDENLPLRLFPESLEGDALDWYSNLKPEEVKTWLDLSNAFIRQYEYNCELAPTRTTLEGTKRRLSEDHKTYAKRWRKIAAKAEPPMTEDEIVRTFIKAHDPPHFEEIFRMTGCSFAAIVNKLEEYDDFVRSEKIVNVSALKSQVEALQGQGSSGKKPQFKKKEGDLKAARKIGMVPPPTYPYGIFAGYNPQAVCAYHSGAPGHSTVDCKALKHRIQDMIEAGEIVPFEQDKRPFILDFTPVESEALEPVAIEFPEQEPVLSLQRVPWNYDEPVIQIGKKSVAKEEVSVVTRSGRIASPFGATVPIQTNNPKLPAKPTITEKEALDFLKRLQRSEYNVVEKLSKLPAQISMLDLLFSSDMHRDALLEVLTKSRIPKDISVVNFSHIVGSVLFTKQITFSDDELPAEGIGHNKALYITVRCNGKMLPKVLIDNGSALNICPWSTLEKLGL